A window from Burkholderiales bacterium encodes these proteins:
- a CDS encoding methyltransferase: MSFYDKWILPRLTDLAMRNKEATRYRAQLLPQARGVTLEVGVGSGLNLPFYGPQVDRLYAVDPSEELLRMAEKKVRGAPFPVELLARSAEEIPIDDRSIDTVVTTWSLCSIPNPLKALAEMRRVLKPGGVLLFAEHGLAPEASVQRWQRRLNPLWNKLAGGCNLDRKMDELVRGAGFRILELATEYAKGPRPMSYIYFGRAAPG, from the coding sequence ATGAGTTTTTACGACAAGTGGATCCTGCCGCGGCTCACCGACCTGGCGATGCGGAACAAGGAGGCCACCCGCTACCGGGCCCAGCTTCTCCCCCAGGCCCGGGGCGTCACCCTGGAGGTCGGGGTCGGCTCCGGGCTCAACCTGCCCTTTTACGGGCCGCAGGTGGATCGGCTCTATGCGGTCGATCCGTCGGAAGAGCTCCTGCGCATGGCGGAGAAAAAGGTGCGTGGAGCGCCTTTCCCGGTGGAGCTTCTCGCCCGCTCGGCCGAGGAGATTCCGATCGATGACCGTTCCATCGACACCGTGGTCACCACCTGGAGCCTGTGCAGCATCCCCAATCCCCTCAAGGCGCTCGCCGAAATGCGGCGGGTGCTGAAACCGGGAGGCGTGCTGCTCTTCGCCGAGCACGGGCTCGCGCCGGAAGCCTCGGTCCAGCGCTGGCAGCGCCGGCTCAACCCCCTGTGGAACAAGCTCGCCGGCGGCTGTAACCTAGACCGGAAAATGGACGAACTGGTCCGGGGGGCGGGTTTCCGCATCCTGGAGCTCGCCACGGAATACGCGAAAGGACCGCGGCCGATGAGCTACATCTATTTCGGCCGCGCGGCGCCGGGATGA
- a CDS encoding RND transporter has protein sequence MVDTHTRARLPRATAALALALALAASSAAAETYTFDQAIELAERTNPALQSAQAALRAAEGEKTESDAPLRNNPELSGEHRWRTTPVPGLADEKVREWQLGIAQTFEIAGQQGYRRQAAEAALAEAKENVEAVRRRILAEVEQRFFKLLALQERLALEQRSLELIENAARLTQRRVAAGEDSRLAGNLARVEAERARNQIAMLEEQLIDARSELAATLQLPQGVAPQAVGDLSTPPPAYTLRELLDAATQRPDLRVLGHRERAARGRLSLERASVYPDITVGLFTERESSNTSRERINGLSLSIPLPLFRRNEAGIGRATTELTQVEIERRRALRDARAEVSALWSKLQSLRTRVDRLAGSVLPSLDENQRLSAKAYEAGEIGLVELLLVNRQTLDARRELLEAEAELRLVQAELARAAGIPSLSGR, from the coding sequence ATGGTGGACACCCATACCCGCGCGCGGCTGCCGCGCGCTACGGCGGCGCTTGCGCTGGCCCTTGCGCTTGCCGCCTCTTCGGCGGCGGCCGAAACGTACACCTTTGATCAGGCCATCGAGCTCGCCGAACGGACTAACCCCGCCTTGCAGTCAGCGCAGGCTGCCCTCAGGGCAGCGGAAGGAGAGAAGACGGAGTCCGATGCACCGCTACGGAACAACCCGGAACTCTCCGGAGAGCACCGCTGGCGGACCACGCCAGTGCCCGGGTTAGCCGACGAAAAGGTCCGCGAGTGGCAACTGGGCATCGCCCAGACGTTCGAGATCGCCGGACAGCAGGGCTACCGGCGCCAGGCGGCCGAGGCGGCGCTCGCAGAAGCGAAGGAAAACGTCGAAGCCGTGCGCCGCAGGATCCTGGCCGAGGTGGAGCAACGATTCTTCAAGCTGCTCGCGCTCCAAGAACGCTTGGCGCTCGAGCAGCGATCACTCGAGCTAATAGAAAACGCCGCCCGGCTGACGCAGCGGCGAGTCGCTGCCGGCGAGGACAGCCGCCTCGCGGGAAATCTCGCCCGCGTGGAAGCGGAACGGGCGCGGAACCAGATTGCCATGCTGGAGGAACAACTGATCGACGCCCGCTCCGAGCTGGCAGCGACGCTGCAGCTTCCCCAAGGAGTGGCACCGCAGGCGGTCGGAGATCTGTCCACGCCTCCACCGGCGTATACCCTCCGGGAATTGCTCGACGCCGCAACCCAGCGGCCCGACCTGCGGGTCTTGGGACACCGGGAACGGGCCGCCCGGGGCCGCCTGTCCTTGGAGCGCGCGAGCGTGTATCCGGATATTACCGTCGGGCTATTCACCGAGCGCGAAAGCTCGAACACGAGTCGCGAACGCATTAACGGCCTGAGTCTCTCGATTCCCTTGCCCTTGTTTCGCCGCAACGAGGCAGGCATCGGCCGGGCCACGACGGAGCTGACCCAGGTCGAGATCGAGCGCCGTCGCGCGCTGCGCGACGCCCGGGCGGAAGTGAGCGCCCTGTGGAGCAAGCTGCAGAGCCTGCGCACCCGGGTCGATCGCCTTGCCGGCTCCGTGTTGCCGAGCCTGGACGAGAACCAGCGGCTCTCCGCCAAGGCCTACGAAGCGGGGGAAATCGGGCTGGTCGAGCTGCTGCTGGTGAACCGTCAGACGCTGGACGCCCGCCGCGAGCTGCTGGAAGCGGAGGCCGAGCTGCGCCTGGTACAGGCTGAGCTCGCACGTGCAGCCGGGATTCCCTCGCTGTCCGGCCGCTGA
- a CDS encoding copper-translocating P-type ATPase, whose product MNDGHEATITTGRGAAEGSAAPRPAAKLQLHIGGMACYFCVASIGKVLGRIPGVLSVNVNLAHEEALIEFDPRRVTPEALRQTLVDLGYTVRSADRLRAFEEEEAELRQRRDDLLVAAALALVSFAAMGLMWLERLPPERMASLYWLMPFLALSTLFGPGWRVLEMAWASLRRGILNQHVLMEFGAFAGLFGGFLGYVDPAFPVPDFFGVAVFVTTYHLLSGYVSALVRTRASQAVRKLLSLVPPTARVVRNGREQEVALAEVKPGELVRVRPGESIPVDGEVVEGSSGVDESLVTGESIPVEKSPGDGVIGGSVNQLGTLLVRVAKVGEESFLSQVARQVEEARALKPGVLALVDRILQVYVPAVLAFAAVAIAVWTLGAWSVAGQADWTRAVFAALAVLVMGYPCALGMATPLAMIRGGGMAAERGILMRSAEAFQVLKDVKKVVFDKTGTLTLGKPAVADVIALNGWGEGMALRLAAAAEQASEHPLARAVGDAAAAWHLPVPKADEFQATPGQGVVARVEGHRVAVGSPAFAARLGADLTPVRGRIEDLQSEGHTVIAVAVDGQLAGLIAIADPVKPEAKEVMARLREAGLQPVMLTGDHARTARAVAQTLGIAEYHAEVLPQEKAEVIRRLQGEGYRVAMVGDGINDAPALMQADVGIAIGAGTDIAIESADVVLIGERLTAVVEAFHIGRASYRKTVQNLALAFSFNGVGVPLATTGWVHPVWAMVAMAASVTAVLTNSFAGRLLPRRRLPRRAEARFVVANMHCERCLVAIREALLELDGVERVAGDPEAKQVIVTYRPDAIGAEGIRRAILARGYEAT is encoded by the coding sequence ATGAACGATGGGCATGAAGCGACGATTACAACAGGCCGCGGGGCGGCGGAGGGATCCGCCGCCCCGCGGCCGGCGGCGAAGCTTCAGCTTCACATCGGAGGCATGGCGTGCTACTTCTGCGTCGCCAGCATCGGCAAGGTCCTCGGGCGCATTCCGGGCGTGCTGAGCGTGAACGTGAACCTCGCTCATGAGGAAGCGCTGATCGAGTTCGACCCCCGCCGGGTCACGCCCGAGGCGCTCCGGCAAACCCTGGTCGATCTCGGCTACACCGTGCGCAGCGCCGACCGGCTCCGGGCCTTCGAGGAGGAGGAGGCCGAGCTGCGCCAGCGGCGCGACGACCTGCTGGTGGCCGCCGCCTTGGCCCTGGTTTCCTTCGCCGCTATGGGGCTCATGTGGCTGGAACGGCTGCCGCCCGAGAGAATGGCGTCGCTCTACTGGCTGATGCCCTTCCTTGCGCTCTCGACCTTGTTCGGCCCGGGATGGCGCGTCCTGGAGATGGCCTGGGCGAGCCTGCGCCGAGGGATTCTGAACCAGCACGTGCTCATGGAGTTCGGCGCCTTCGCCGGCCTCTTCGGCGGGTTCCTGGGCTACGTCGATCCCGCGTTTCCCGTGCCCGACTTCTTCGGGGTGGCGGTCTTCGTCACCACCTACCATCTCCTGTCCGGGTACGTCTCGGCGCTCGTGCGCACCCGCGCCTCCCAGGCGGTGCGCAAGCTCCTTTCCCTGGTTCCCCCCACGGCGCGGGTGGTGCGCAACGGACGGGAGCAAGAGGTTGCGCTGGCGGAAGTGAAACCGGGCGAGCTGGTTCGCGTGCGGCCCGGCGAGTCGATTCCCGTCGATGGGGAAGTGGTCGAGGGCTCCTCCGGCGTGGACGAGAGCCTGGTGACGGGCGAATCGATTCCGGTGGAAAAGTCGCCCGGCGATGGGGTGATCGGCGGATCCGTCAACCAGCTCGGCACGCTTCTTGTCCGCGTCGCGAAGGTGGGAGAGGAAAGCTTCCTTAGCCAGGTCGCGCGGCAGGTGGAGGAAGCGCGCGCCCTGAAGCCGGGAGTGCTCGCGCTGGTGGATCGCATTCTTCAGGTCTACGTCCCCGCCGTGCTCGCCTTTGCCGCCGTCGCCATCGCGGTCTGGACTTTGGGGGCGTGGTCGGTGGCCGGGCAAGCCGACTGGACGCGAGCAGTCTTTGCCGCGCTTGCGGTGCTCGTCATGGGCTACCCCTGCGCGCTCGGGATGGCCACGCCGCTCGCCATGATCCGCGGCGGCGGCATGGCCGCCGAACGGGGCATCCTTATGCGCTCGGCGGAAGCGTTCCAGGTGCTGAAAGACGTGAAGAAGGTGGTCTTCGATAAGACCGGCACCCTGACGCTGGGCAAGCCGGCGGTGGCGGACGTGATTGCGCTGAATGGCTGGGGCGAGGGCATGGCGCTGCGGCTCGCCGCGGCCGCGGAGCAGGCCTCCGAGCACCCCCTGGCCCGGGCGGTGGGCGACGCGGCGGCGGCTTGGCATCTGCCGGTTCCGAAGGCGGACGAGTTCCAGGCGACGCCCGGCCAGGGCGTGGTGGCCCGGGTGGAAGGGCATCGCGTCGCGGTCGGAAGCCCGGCGTTCGCGGCCCGGCTGGGCGCGGACCTGACGCCGGTGCGCGGGCGCATCGAGGACCTGCAGTCGGAGGGCCACACCGTGATTGCCGTGGCGGTGGACGGCCAGCTGGCCGGGCTGATCGCCATCGCCGACCCGGTGAAGCCGGAGGCGAAGGAAGTCATGGCGCGCCTGAGGGAAGCGGGATTGCAGCCCGTGATGCTCACGGGCGATCACGCACGCACTGCCCGGGCCGTCGCTCAGACCCTCGGCATCGCCGAGTATCACGCCGAGGTGCTGCCCCAGGAAAAAGCCGAGGTGATCCGAAGGCTCCAGGGCGAGGGGTACCGGGTGGCGATGGTGGGCGACGGCATCAACGATGCGCCGGCCCTCATGCAGGCCGATGTGGGCATCGCCATTGGCGCAGGAACCGACATTGCTATCGAGTCTGCTGACGTGGTGCTGATTGGCGAGCGTTTGACCGCCGTCGTGGAGGCGTTTCACATCGGCCGGGCTTCCTACCGCAAGACGGTGCAGAACCTGGCGCTCGCGTTTTCCTTCAACGGCGTCGGCGTGCCCCTCGCCACGACCGGTTGGGTGCATCCGGTGTGGGCGATGGTCGCCATGGCGGCCAGCGTGACGGCGGTGCTGACCAACTCCTTTGCCGGGCGCTTGCTTCCCAGGCGGCGGCTACCGCGCCGCGCCGAGGCGCGCTTCGTCGTGGCCAACATGCATTGCGAGCGCTGTCTCGTCGCGATCCGGGAAGCCCTGCTCGAGCTGGACGGCGTGGAACGCGTCGCCGGCGATCCCGAAGCGAAACAAGTCATCGTGACGTATCGCCCCGACGCGATCGGAGCGGAGGGCATACGCCGCGCCATCCTGGCCCGGGGCTACGAAGCGACATGA
- a CDS encoding hypothetical protein (possible pseudo, frameshifted), with product MDRVGKGIRGAPRDALVADIAPPEVRGAAFGLRQSLDTVGAFLGPLLAMGLMLLWANDFRAVFWVAVIPGFLAVALLFFGVREPERQAGQGIVHPIRRESLRRLSAAYWWVVAIGAVFTLARFSEAFLILRAQQGGLPVALAPLVLIGMNVVYAASAYPFGRLSDRMSHTRLLVLGLSILIGADLSLAYSHHWGWVGTGIALWGLHMGITQGLLATMVADAAPAELRGTAYGFFNLMSGLAMLLASALAGLLWDRFGASFTFIAGAAFSALALTILLVRGRRPTARNGDAFRDSPV from the coding sequence ATGGACCGGGTGGGCAAGGGCATCCGCGGAGCGCCGCGAGATGCGCTGGTGGCGGACATCGCGCCCCCCGAAGTGCGCGGGGCGGCCTTTGGTCTGCGCCAATCCCTCGACACGGTGGGGGCCTTTCTCGGGCCCCTGCTCGCCATGGGGTTGATGCTGCTGTGGGCGAACGATTTCCGGGCCGTGTTCTGGGTGGCCGTCATCCCCGGATTTCTGGCGGTGGCGCTCCTCTTCTTCGGCGTGCGGGAGCCGGAACGGCAGGCGGGGCAGGGGATCGTCCATCCGATCCGCCGGGAGAGCCTGCGCCGGCTGTCGGCCGCCTACTGGTGGGTGGTGGCGATCGGCGCCGTGTTCACCCTGGCGCGCTTTTCCGAGGCGTTTCTCATCCTGCGCGCCCAGCAGGGAGGATTGCCCGTGGCCCTCGCGCCCCTGGTGCTGATCGGCATGAACGTGGTCTATGCGGCTTCGGCCTATCCCTTCGGCAGGCTTTCCGACCGGATGAGCCACACCCGACTGCTGGTACTGGGGCTTTCCATCCTGATCGGCGCGGACCTCTCGCTGGCGTATAGCCACCACTGGGGCTGGGTAGGGACCGGCATCGCTTTGTGGGGCTTGCACATGGGCATCACCCAGGGGCTCTTGGCGACCATGGTGGCCGACGCCGCGCCGGCGGAATTGAGGGGCACCGCCTACGGCTTCTTCAATCTGATGAGCGGCCTCGCCATGCTCCTCGCCAGCGCTTTGGCGGGGCTGCTGTGGGACCGGTTCGGAGCTTCGTTCACGTTTATCGCGGGGGCCGCTTTCAGCGCCCTCGCCCTGACGATCCTCCTGGTCCGGGGCAGGCGTCCGACGGCCCGAAACGGGGACGCCTTCCGCGATTCCCCTGTTTGA
- a CDS encoding hypothetical protein (possible pseudo, frameshifted), which translates to MLTFLAGAELDPEVFRLKWQEAATVGLASFFVPFLGCAAAARWLLGWDPMASWLAGIAMSTTSVAVVYAVMLEFGFNMTDYGKTVLAACFVTDLGTVVALGLIFAPFTWKTLVFAGTGTLVFFLLPWLTPRWSFRTSFWITTARWPSTASFCRAWVSVWSGWPRR; encoded by the coding sequence GTGCTCACTTTTCTCGCGGGTGCGGAGCTGGATCCTGAAGTCTTCAGGCTTAAATGGCAGGAGGCGGCAACTGTCGGCCTAGCGAGCTTTTTTGTCCCGTTTTTAGGGTGCGCCGCCGCGGCCCGCTGGCTTCTGGGCTGGGACCCCATGGCGAGTTGGCTCGCCGGCATCGCCATGTCCACGACCTCGGTGGCGGTGGTTTATGCGGTGATGCTGGAATTCGGCTTCAACATGACCGATTATGGCAAGACGGTGCTCGCTGCTTGCTTCGTGACCGATCTGGGCACCGTGGTGGCTCTAGGGCTCATTTTTGCTCCCTTTACTTGGAAGACGCTGGTTTTCGCCGGTACGGGAACCCTCGTGTTTTTCCTGTTGCCTTGGCTTACCCCACGCTGGAGCTTTCGCACCTCGTTTTGGATTACAACGGCACGCTGGCCCTCGACGGCGAGCTTTTGCCGGGCGTGGGTGAGCGTCTGGAGCGGCTGGCCACGGCGTTGA
- a CDS encoding RND transporter, which produces MKPNFVGPAAALALFIASLALAACGENRPADTTVSSPTGRYADEKAHNGESRDAHIGENVLKLSAEERKKAGVRVEAVAEGKVSETLTVTATIRPNRERYALVTPQVGGRVVKVNAALGERVRAGQALALIDSAELGDAYAALRQARSEHAVALAAFQRAEKLRTEQVIPEKGFLEAQGNLEKASAALRAAEDRLRLLGGSPKEEGAGTSVAPVLAPFAGMIVEKSAVMGEVVARDKVLFTVVDLSVAWIEAAVFERDLAKVRVGAPAVVMVAAYPEESFRGEIAYIDSVLDKETRTVKVRIEVPNRDGRLKLGMFASAAIETPGRRSGLSVPDEAVVLVQGRPTVFVEEGEGFEARTVETGERIGGRTLIASGLAPGEKVAVAGAYALKARMLKSQLGEGHAH; this is translated from the coding sequence ATGAAACCGAACTTCGTGGGTCCCGCCGCGGCGCTGGCCCTGTTCATCGCATCGCTCGCCCTCGCCGCCTGTGGCGAGAACCGTCCCGCCGATACCACGGTTTCGTCACCTACCGGCAGGTACGCCGATGAGAAAGCACACAATGGGGAAAGCCGTGACGCCCACATCGGGGAAAACGTGCTCAAGCTCTCCGCGGAGGAGCGGAAAAAGGCCGGTGTTCGGGTCGAAGCCGTGGCCGAGGGAAAGGTGAGCGAAACGCTCACTGTCACCGCCACCATCCGCCCTAATCGCGAGCGCTACGCCCTGGTGACGCCGCAGGTCGGCGGGCGTGTCGTCAAGGTGAACGCCGCCCTCGGCGAGCGGGTGCGAGCCGGCCAGGCGCTGGCACTCATCGACAGCGCCGAACTGGGCGACGCCTACGCCGCCTTGCGCCAGGCGCGGAGCGAGCATGCCGTGGCGCTGGCAGCATTCCAGCGCGCCGAAAAGCTCCGCACCGAGCAGGTTATCCCGGAGAAGGGCTTCCTCGAAGCCCAAGGTAACCTGGAGAAGGCGAGCGCGGCCCTGCGCGCTGCCGAAGACCGGTTGCGCCTTTTGGGAGGTTCGCCCAAGGAGGAAGGCGCCGGGACTTCGGTGGCGCCGGTGCTGGCGCCATTCGCCGGAATGATCGTGGAGAAGTCGGCCGTGATGGGCGAAGTAGTGGCCAGGGACAAGGTGCTTTTCACCGTCGTCGACCTGTCGGTCGCGTGGATCGAGGCCGCCGTCTTCGAGCGGGATTTGGCCAAGGTGCGCGTCGGTGCCCCGGCGGTGGTAATGGTCGCCGCCTACCCGGAAGAATCATTCCGCGGGGAAATCGCCTACATCGACAGCGTGCTGGACAAGGAAACACGCACGGTAAAGGTGCGGATCGAAGTCCCGAACCGGGACGGCCGCCTGAAGCTCGGCATGTTCGCCAGCGCCGCCATCGAAACCCCCGGCCGGCGCTCAGGCCTCAGCGTGCCCGACGAAGCGGTGGTGCTGGTGCAAGGGCGGCCCACCGTGTTCGTCGAGGAGGGCGAAGGCTTCGAGGCGCGCACCGTCGAGACCGGCGAGCGCATCGGCGGCCGAACGCTGATCGCCTCCGGCCTCGCGCCCGGGGAGAAGGTGGCAGTGGCGGGAGCTTACGCGCTGAAAGCCCGCATGCTCAAGTCGCAGCTCGGCGAAGGCCACGCCCACTGA
- a CDS encoding macrolide ABC transporter ATP-binding protein, whose translation MNELAPKGNGETLIELRGVAKVYRKGREEVRALDGLGLAVAERGMVAIVGPSGSGKSTLLHLIGAMDRPTAGEVVVAGRRLNTLPQAELTRFRRQTVGFVFQSFNLIPNLTALENVMLPMEFNGDRGRRNGRQRGDAAAGRGWASGRGLPIRPRELSGGEQQRVAIARALANDPPLILADEPTGNLDSKTGEMIYALLKDISRGRTVIVVTHAETLARMSDRVLHLEDGRLVS comes from the coding sequence ATGAATGAGCTGGCGCCAAAAGGCAACGGCGAAACCCTGATCGAGCTGCGGGGCGTCGCCAAGGTGTACCGCAAGGGCCGGGAGGAGGTCCGGGCGCTGGACGGCCTCGGCCTGGCGGTGGCCGAGCGAGGCATGGTGGCGATCGTAGGCCCCAGCGGGAGCGGTAAGTCCACGCTCCTGCACCTGATCGGGGCCATGGACCGGCCCACGGCGGGCGAGGTCGTGGTCGCCGGCAGGCGGCTCAACACGCTACCCCAGGCGGAGCTGACGCGCTTCCGCCGGCAAACCGTGGGTTTCGTGTTCCAAAGCTTTAACCTCATTCCCAACCTTACTGCCCTGGAGAACGTGATGCTGCCGATGGAGTTCAACGGCGATCGGGGCCGCCGAAACGGAAGGCAGCGTGGCGACGCGGCTGCTGGACGCGGATGGGCCTCGGGGCGCGGCTTGCCCATCAGGCCCCGGGAGCTTTCCGGCGGCGAGCAGCAGCGGGTGGCCATTGCCCGGGCCCTGGCCAACGACCCGCCGCTGATCCTGGCCGACGAGCCCACAGGGAACCTGGACTCGAAGACCGGCGAGATGATCTACGCGCTGCTCAAGGACATTTCCCGCGGGCGTACCGTGATCGTGGTGACCCACGCGGAGACCCTTGCCCGGATGTCGGACCGGGTCCTGCACCTTGAGGACGGACGGCTGGTATCGTGA
- a CDS encoding cytochrome-c peroxidase: protein MLNAIVDLSLRYRVLVLLGFALIAFLGARAWQQVPVDAFPDVTPNQVNIYTESPGLAAEDVENLLTIPIETSMAGLPGVEYIRSVSLFGLSYVSVYFRDDVDIYFARRLVNERLQDAKGRIPPGYGEPELGPNSSGLGQVFWYTVESADRKLSAMDLRTLHDWSVRLLLRTAPGVDDVTSWGGFERQYQVLIDPRKLIKYGLTFRTVMEALAANNRQVGGQYVNLGREQYLVRGLGLVGSVADIESIVVAEREGIPIRVLDVARVQEGPALRFGAVTRNGEETVLGIALARIGENAKNVADAVKQKLALAKQALPAGVAINPVYDRTDIVEKALSTAERVLVEGAVLVAIILFLFLGELRSALVVIVTLPLAMLIAFILMQHFGLSANLMSLAGLAIGIGMMVDGAVVMVENSFRLLAHLGGRQLNRTHVILEAAREVANPIAFAILIIIVVFLPLFSLTGLEGKLFKPMAYTISFAMAGSLLLTLTLVPVLSSLVLKPSAERETALMRWAKAGYLPLLQWALDRKRVVAGIGLALLVAAAAVFPFLGKEFMPTLQEGAIMFRVTGIPSTSLEESVRVSRQMSAVLRERFPQTTSVVATIGRAEKGETTDANYMEVLVEVKPQSEWPEKLSMPELSDRMRDTLEKEIPTVVFSATQPIQMRVEELISGVRATLALKVYGPELAMLDRLAEQIKPVLESVPGIANLSLEANKGKPQVVVKVDRDRAARYGINADELLEVVRAGIGGEAVSTLIDGNRRFDIVVRLDEPFRNSVRAIESVPVRTGEGALVPLSALATVTTDEGYTFVRREQLSRYAVLQMDVRGRDVDGFVREAQAKILAQVDLPEGYWIQWGGAFENQQRALARLAVIVPLTIGLIFVLLYTAFNSLTYAALIIANVPFAVIGGVFGLFVTGQYVSVPSAIGFIAVFGVAMLNGIVLVSLFNELRRRGYSVREAVREGAALRLRPVLMTASVAILGLIPMLLSQGVGAETQRPLATVVVGGLFTSTTLTLLILPLAYEWVETWRERRQEAMTNDNANGGQP, encoded by the coding sequence ATGCTGAATGCCATCGTCGACCTCTCCCTGCGTTACCGCGTCCTGGTGCTGCTCGGGTTTGCGCTGATCGCTTTTCTCGGCGCACGCGCCTGGCAGCAGGTGCCGGTGGACGCCTTTCCCGACGTCACCCCCAACCAGGTCAACATCTACACAGAATCGCCGGGCCTTGCCGCCGAGGACGTGGAAAACCTGCTTACCATCCCGATCGAAACGTCCATGGCCGGTCTTCCCGGGGTGGAGTACATCCGCTCGGTCTCGCTGTTCGGCCTGTCCTACGTCAGCGTGTATTTCCGCGACGACGTGGACATCTATTTCGCCCGTCGATTGGTGAACGAGCGCCTGCAGGACGCCAAGGGGCGAATCCCGCCTGGCTACGGGGAACCGGAACTTGGTCCCAACAGCTCCGGCCTGGGCCAGGTGTTCTGGTATACGGTCGAATCTGCGGACCGCAAGCTTTCCGCAATGGACCTTCGCACGCTGCACGACTGGAGCGTCCGGCTGTTGCTGCGCACGGCGCCCGGTGTCGACGACGTGACGTCCTGGGGTGGGTTCGAACGGCAGTACCAGGTGCTGATCGATCCGCGCAAGCTGATCAAGTACGGCCTCACGTTCAGGACGGTGATGGAGGCACTCGCCGCCAACAACCGCCAGGTGGGCGGGCAGTACGTAAACCTGGGACGGGAACAGTACCTGGTTCGCGGCCTAGGCCTGGTGGGCTCCGTCGCGGACATCGAGAGCATCGTGGTGGCCGAACGGGAAGGCATCCCGATCCGGGTGCTGGACGTGGCGCGGGTCCAAGAGGGACCGGCATTGCGCTTCGGCGCGGTTACGCGCAACGGCGAGGAGACGGTCCTTGGCATCGCGCTTGCCCGCATCGGGGAAAACGCTAAGAACGTGGCCGATGCGGTGAAGCAGAAGCTCGCCCTGGCCAAGCAGGCGCTCCCCGCGGGCGTCGCCATCAACCCGGTATACGACCGCACCGATATCGTGGAAAAAGCGCTCTCCACTGCAGAGCGGGTGCTGGTCGAAGGAGCGGTGCTGGTGGCGATCATCCTCTTTCTGTTCCTTGGCGAGCTGCGTTCTGCGCTGGTGGTGATCGTCACTCTGCCGCTCGCCATGCTGATCGCCTTCATCCTCATGCAGCATTTCGGCCTTTCCGCCAATCTCATGTCCTTGGCCGGCCTCGCCATCGGCATCGGCATGATGGTGGACGGCGCCGTGGTGATGGTGGAAAACAGCTTCCGGCTGCTCGCCCATTTAGGCGGCAGGCAGTTGAACCGCACTCACGTGATCCTGGAGGCGGCGCGAGAAGTGGCCAACCCCATCGCGTTCGCCATCCTGATCATCATCGTGGTGTTCCTGCCGCTGTTTTCGCTGACAGGCCTGGAGGGCAAGCTGTTCAAGCCCATGGCCTATACCATCAGCTTCGCCATGGCAGGGTCGCTGCTCCTCACCCTGACGCTGGTGCCGGTGCTCTCGTCCCTGGTGCTCAAGCCTAGCGCCGAGCGGGAGACTGCACTGATGCGCTGGGCCAAGGCGGGGTACTTGCCTCTACTGCAGTGGGCCCTCGATCGCAAGCGGGTGGTGGCCGGGATCGGGCTGGCGCTGCTGGTTGCGGCGGCGGCCGTTTTCCCCTTCCTCGGTAAGGAGTTCATGCCGACCCTGCAGGAGGGCGCCATCATGTTTCGCGTAACCGGCATACCGTCGACCTCGTTGGAGGAATCGGTGCGCGTGTCCAGGCAGATGAGCGCTGTCCTCCGGGAACGTTTTCCCCAGACTACGTCGGTGGTCGCCACCATCGGCCGAGCCGAGAAAGGCGAAACCACGGACGCCAACTACATGGAGGTGCTGGTGGAGGTAAAACCGCAGAGTGAGTGGCCCGAAAAGCTGAGCATGCCGGAACTTTCCGACCGCATGCGCGACACCCTGGAGAAGGAAATTCCCACGGTGGTATTCTCCGCCACACAGCCTATCCAGATGCGGGTCGAAGAGCTGATCTCGGGCGTGCGCGCGACCCTGGCGCTGAAGGTCTACGGGCCCGAGCTGGCCATGCTTGACCGCCTGGCGGAACAAATAAAGCCGGTGCTGGAGTCTGTGCCCGGGATCGCCAACCTGTCGCTGGAAGCCAACAAGGGCAAACCGCAGGTGGTGGTGAAAGTGGACCGCGACCGAGCCGCGCGCTACGGCATCAACGCCGACGAGCTGCTGGAGGTGGTCCGCGCGGGCATAGGCGGCGAGGCGGTGAGCACGCTGATCGACGGCAACCGCCGCTTCGACATCGTGGTGCGGCTGGATGAGCCGTTCCGCAACAGCGTTCGTGCCATCGAAAGCGTCCCTGTGCGCACTGGCGAGGGTGCCCTGGTACCCCTATCGGCGCTCGCCACGGTGACCACCGACGAGGGTTACACCTTCGTCCGGCGCGAGCAGTTGAGCCGCTACGCAGTGTTGCAGATGGACGTTCGGGGACGCGACGTGGACGGCTTCGTCCGGGAGGCGCAAGCCAAGATCCTGGCCCAGGTCGATCTGCCGGAGGGCTACTGGATCCAGTGGGGTGGCGCCTTCGAGAACCAGCAGCGAGCGCTCGCTCGGTTGGCAGTCATCGTCCCGCTCACCATCGGGCTCATCTTCGTGCTGCTGTACACGGCGTTTAACTCGCTCACCTACGCGGCGCTCATCATCGCCAACGTGCCGTTTGCGGTGATCGGCGGGGTGTTCGGGCTCTTCGTGACCGGGCAGTACGTCTCGGTACCGTCGGCGATTGGGTTCATTGCGGTGTTCGGCGTGGCGATGCTCAACGGCATCGTGCTCGTCTCCTTATTCAACGAGCTGCGCCGCAGGGGCTATTCCGTGCGCGAAGCGGTACGCGAGGGTGCAGCACTGCGCCTGCGGCCGGTCCTGATGACCGCGTCGGTCGCGATCCTCGGCCTGATTCCGATGCTCCTTTCGCAAGGAGTCGGCGCGGAGACCCAGCGGCCGCTTGCCACGGTGGTGGTGGGTGGTCTCTTCACCTCCACCACCCTCACCCTGCTGATACTGCCGCTCGCCTACGAATGGGTCGAAACTTGGCGCGAGCGGCGGCAAGAGGCAATGACCAACGACAACGCCAACGGAGGACAGCCATGA